The Chryseobacterium shigense region AATATGAACTGAACATAAAAAATATAGCCCTCCTTGAAGCAGAGCAGAAAATTCTGATGATTCAGCAGGAAAGATTAAAAAAACACGCATTGGCTATATCGCTTAGGCTGGACTATAAAAATAATTTTATCAAGGGGCTTAAGTCGAAAATGACTGACAAAACCGAGATCAGCATGGATAAAATCTGGAAAGAAGATCTGCTGAATGAAAATGATTTTAATGAAATTCAGAATATTGTAGAAAAAGTTCATCCCGATTTTTTTAAATCTCTGGCAAGCAAATCCACCGCGAAACTATCCAATCTTGACATGAAATATGCCGCTTATATTTACATGAATATGGATAACCAGCAGATTGCCAATATCCTTAAAGCAGACCCCAATACGGTAAGAGTGGCCAAATACCGGTTAAAACAGAAAATGGGACTGAGCAAGAATGACGATCTGCGCAGCTTTATCCAGAATATGGATTTATAGTTTCTATATTTTACTCTCCAACTAAAAAATAAAACCTTCCCTATGATCAGGAAGGTTTTTTATGCTTATGAATTATTGAAATAATAGTTCTATACTTTCGTCAGCTCTTTCTTGAAATTTTCAATAGTCGTTCTGTACATTTCCTCATAAATGGGAAGGATATTTTTCAAATCAAATTTTATAGCCTGATCTTTGGCATTCTGTTTCATTTTGGTCAAAAGATCCTCATTGCTCAGTAACTTTATAGTATAATTGCTCATGGCTTCCACATTTCCGATTTCAGCTAAGAATCCGGTTTCTCCCTGGATATTCACCTCAGGAATTCCACCTGCGTTGGAGCTGATTACAGGGGTATAAGCCGCCATAGCCTCAAGAGCCGCCAAACCGAAACTTTCCTGTTCAGAAGGCAGTAAAAATACATCAGACAATTGCAGGATCTTATATAAGTCATTCACCTTTCCTAAAAGACGGATTTTTGAAATAAGCTCAGGGTTTTCTTCCAGGAATTGATTAACCTTTTCCATATCCGGCCCTTCGCCGATGATAATCAGCTTTGATTTTACCTTTTTTTCTACATTTTTAAAGATCTGAAGAACTTCATCCACCCGTTTTACAGGACGAAGATTGGATACGTGAATCAGGATTTTTTCATCCGGATTGGCAAACTGTGTTCTCTGGCATTCTGTACAGTCATCAAATTCAGAATTATCAATAAAATTGGTAATAACCTGTATTTCCTTTTTGATATTGAAAAACTGAAGGGTATCTTTTTTCAGGCTTTCGGAAACCGAAGTAATGGCATCTGACTGATTGATAGAGAATTCTACGGCATGTTTATAGCTTGGATGCTGTCCTACAAGAGTAATATCTGTTCCGTGCAGCGTAGTTACCAGTGGAATGTCATTATTATCATCCTTCAGCATCTGTTTAGCCGTAAACGCAGCGTAGGCATATGGAATGGCATAATGAGCATGCAGCAGATCCAGTTTATAAAGATTTACAACGCGGTAGATCATCGAACTTAATGCAATATCATAAGGCTGATACTGGAAAAGCGGATAAGTCTGTACATTCACTCTGTGAAAGAAAATGTTGGGGTTTGTAATGTCTAATCTTGCGGGAAGCGCGGAACTTATAAAGTGAACCTCATAGCCTTTATTGGCCAGGGACATTCCCAGTTCTGTTGCTACGATTCCGCTTCCGCCATATGTTGGATAGCAAAGTATGCCTATTTTCATTAGATTATTGTTGTTTTGATGTTGTAGAAACTGTGGTATTCGAAGCAGAAAGTGGAGTACTGTCGATTCCCATTCCTGCCTTAAGC contains the following coding sequences:
- the bshA gene encoding N-acetyl-alpha-D-glucosaminyl L-malate synthase BshA, translated to MKIGILCYPTYGGSGIVATELGMSLANKGYEVHFISSALPARLDITNPNIFFHRVNVQTYPLFQYQPYDIALSSMIYRVVNLYKLDLLHAHYAIPYAYAAFTAKQMLKDDNNDIPLVTTLHGTDITLVGQHPSYKHAVEFSINQSDAITSVSESLKKDTLQFFNIKKEIQVITNFIDNSEFDDCTECQRTQFANPDEKILIHVSNLRPVKRVDEVLQIFKNVEKKVKSKLIIIGEGPDMEKVNQFLEENPELISKIRLLGKVNDLYKILQLSDVFLLPSEQESFGLAALEAMAAYTPVISSNAGGIPEVNIQGETGFLAEIGNVEAMSNYTIKLLSNEDLLTKMKQNAKDQAIKFDLKNILPIYEEMYRTTIENFKKELTKV